In Perognathus longimembris pacificus isolate PPM17 chromosome 3, ASM2315922v1, whole genome shotgun sequence, a single window of DNA contains:
- the C3H11orf71 gene encoding uncharacterized protein C11orf71 homolog, whose translation MALNGASLSAGDQRDRVAYRCSHGDLSPSAQALAMVSGDSFLVAGPEAVYPGPRPTGRPSGRTDGRRGPGGGRGPARLLRNRQNRFSPYPTPAVKLDLLRTVLQQRLIAFGNLVAARLAA comes from the coding sequence ATGGCCCTGAACGGTGCGTCCCTGTCGGCCGGCGACCAGCGGGACCGGGTGGCGTACCGCTGCTCCCATGGCGACCTCAGCCCCTCGGCCCAGGCCCTGGCCATGGTGTCCGGGGACAGCTTCCTGGTGGCGGGGCCCGAGGCGGTGTATCCGGGGCCGCGGCCGACGGGGCGGCCGAGCGGGCGGACCGATGGccggcggggccccgggggcggccggggcccggCCCGTCTTCTCCGGAACCGCCAGAACCGCTTCTCGCCCTACCCGACCCCGGCGGTCAAGCTCGACCTGCTCCGAACCGTGCTGCAGCAGCGCCTGATCGCCTTCGGGAACCTCGTCGCCGCCCGACTCGCGGCGTAG
- the Rbm7 gene encoding RNA-binding protein 7 isoform X2, with protein MGAAAAEADRTLFVGNLETKVTEELLFELFHQAGPVIKVKIPKDKDGKPKQFAFVNFKHEVSVPYAMNLLNGIKLFGRPIKIQFRSGSSHASQDTYPQHQAVSSSPTSTSPTRYERTVDNMTPSSQIIQRSFSTPENYQRQAVVDEQCSETDVIWWEIWFCACGSVWIFIISSVTWS; from the exons atgggggcggcggcggcggaggcggatCGCACTCTCTTCGTGGGTAACCTGGAGACCAAGGTCACCGAGGAGCTCCTCTTCGAGCTCTTCCACCAG GCTGGGCCAGTAATAAAGGTGAAAATTCCAAAAGATAAGGATGGTAAACCAAAGCAGTTTGCATTTGTCAACTTCAAACATGAAGTATCTGTTCCTTATGCAATGAATCTTCTTAATGGAATCAAACTTTTTGGGAGGCCCATCAAAATTCAGTTTAGATCAG GAAGTAGTCATGCCTCACAGGACACCTATCCCCAACATCAAGCTGTAAGCTCAAGCCCCACCTCCACGTCTCCTACCAG ataTGAAAGGACTGTGGATAATATGACTCCATCATCACAGATAATTCAGAGATCATTCTCAACTCCAGAAAATTATCAGAGACAAGCAGTGGTAG atgaacaatgttctgagacAGATGTCATATGGTGGGAAATTTGGTTCTGTGCGTGTGGATCCGTCTGGATTTTCATCATCAGTTCCGTCACATGGTCATAA
- the Rbm7 gene encoding RNA-binding protein 7 isoform X1, translated as MGAAAAEADRTLFVGNLETKVTEELLFELFHQAGPVIKVKIPKDKDGKPKQFAFVNFKHEVSVPYAMNLLNGIKLFGRPIKIQFRSGSSHASQDTYPQHQAVSSSPTSTSPTRYERTVDNMTPSSQIIQRSFSTPENYQRQAVMNNVLRQMSYGGKFGSVRVDPSGFSSSVPSHGHNFNQSSSSPWRHDTPSSQRKVRQSSHPYLADRHYSHQRYPDHGPDYHYRGAREDFFYEDRSSDGWSHDYDNRRDRDSRDGKWHLPRH; from the exons atgggggcggcggcggcggaggcggatCGCACTCTCTTCGTGGGTAACCTGGAGACCAAGGTCACCGAGGAGCTCCTCTTCGAGCTCTTCCACCAG GCTGGGCCAGTAATAAAGGTGAAAATTCCAAAAGATAAGGATGGTAAACCAAAGCAGTTTGCATTTGTCAACTTCAAACATGAAGTATCTGTTCCTTATGCAATGAATCTTCTTAATGGAATCAAACTTTTTGGGAGGCCCATCAAAATTCAGTTTAGATCAG GAAGTAGTCATGCCTCACAGGACACCTATCCCCAACATCAAGCTGTAAGCTCAAGCCCCACCTCCACGTCTCCTACCAG ataTGAAAGGACTGTGGATAATATGACTCCATCATCACAGATAATTCAGAGATCATTCTCAACTCCAGAAAATTATCAGAGACAAGCAGTG atgaacaatgttctgagacAGATGTCATATGGTGGGAAATTTGGTTCTGTGCGTGTGGATCCGTCTGGATTTTCATCATCAGTTCCGTCACATGGTCATAACTTTAACCAGTCTTCCAGCTCCCCGTGGCGCCATGATACACCATCATCACAGCGCAAAGTCAGACAGAGTTCCCATCCCTACCTAGCGGATAGACACTATAGCCACCAGCGTTACCCTGATCATGGGCCTGACTACCATTACAGAGGAGCCAGAGAGGATTTCTTCTATGAAGACAGGAGTTCTGATGGCTGGAGCCATGACTACGATaacagaagagacagagacagtaggGATGGGAAATGGCACTTACCTCGACACTAG